atatccatgattattaattattttacattttctttcaactgcgagaactaatcactaactagacgtgaatttacattctttacttgccaatacttgtttagttacccagattaaagccgaaacaaaatgtatgaaaatggaccttgagctaccaccttaagagcgtttacgcatccgcgcgccgtatgtctcaaaaacagcacttttcgaaggagataatatccatcaaaacattattttaaaaacatatgaattagtaattattatagaaaattttgttgtctaaaaagttagtagagaaaatttttagatttattgagtatttgtaaattgtttaatgattactgaacagagggtttttcaaatttgcgcttcgaacgtctatttcgaagctcaaaatatcttaaaccactaaggaacataacaatatgttatttttatctaactaaaaagatcctgaagaaaaaaagttagtagagaaaaatatctttttatgtttaattcatgagaaataaaaattcaaagaaatcgaaaatttcagaaatgttggtcatttaaatgatttttttttatcactatatcttacttaattgaatataattttggattactataatagaagaacatctccttaaaaacatacaatttaaaaattctacaaaattagttctgttatttttctataaatattttaaataccactataaaacgcaacgcgcaaatcgtttcaaattagtccgccttgaggctttctagagagaggacgtatcgctcgtcgctccggtgagactccagttggactttgctgtgcgtagaaaaatagtcacgtgtatacagtgattgccacatcttagtactttagtaagtaaaatattttttctttaatgattaacaataattttagtagttactataaattattattatattattatgtttcagacacaatgggaagtaaagctatttctaggcaagaaaaggaaacgtaacaacgctgaaacttcggctaaagcaaaagctaaaagattgatgtactaatgttataacatgcgtctgtagtatggttgttgcttttttactcattaaacacttgagcatagttactcgaaggaaaaaattgaaccttaagctaaaaacaattagcccattgaaatgttacatgagctttgtatttttagaggacccaattttatttttagaacatgtgtcgggggtcaatagaagcttaatctcaagtttgtgaggtcacccccttgtcccctggccgccatcatggaaaagtggtgaaaacacttttttgcgatatctcagaaactatgcgtcttacataaattttgtaaagtcataatttgtagcaaattgttttgcctacaaatatgtttatataactttttgccctaaattaaaaattaaagaagttataagcaaaaatgtgagaaaatgtttataaaagttttgtttttgctctataacttttttacattttacaaaaaattacctcaaactaacttgtaaatgatcttttgaggaaaattgttccctatacttcagttttatttcattcatttaaaacgctgttacagcgctccaaagtttaccgggttcgtcaatgctcatgagaatccggtcgaaacaaaatgtttaacttatttttgatttttttttattgtaaatatattattaaaatttttttgttaaattcgtacaactttacttatttattcctaactctttttttgccatagaacttaccaaatttaacttattgaATGTTATGCAGgcagaaaaggtatgagttaccatttggggataaaggagaaaaaaacatatttgcaggcaaaacaatttgctacaaattatggctttacaaaaattttgtaagacgtatagtttccgagatatcgcgaaaaaagtgttttcacccctttttccaagatggcggccggaggacaagggtggcgaccccacaaacttgaggttaagcttctattgaccccccacacatggccaaaaataaaattgtgtcctccaagaaatgcaatattcggtccttaaattgtaacatttcaatggactaaacgcacatttcaaaactcgttttacgcccgcggggtgcgcggttgtatgcggtacccgctgtattggcggccaactattagaatcgtgcgggccacggtagcaccagcgcgctctgtggttcgtaggtgggcgactgcagtagtcggtaggggaggggtggttacagaaatctgacgccatttccctccatcgtgatcgtttctgatatgatatatagcaatacctattaaaaaaaaaactatccaaaaaatataaccaacttccgaaaaaagaagtcttttatttctcactttttagttatacacctaaaaatgacatctcattacatacaccttctgactcaaaatataaattccaatatgtaatttctaatgacttaatttaaactttcaatacgctaaatattaaaaactgcagatctatggagtaattatgtggtccattataaacatcgtagcacagtaattttcctgatttattgtctgattacggagttctggtgcctatctttcggcttcatgatgagctccactttactaaagggtactttctaaatgcaaatgcatttgcatttaaaaagtgaaaaaaacaatttgtaaaattgccgttaaaatttgttaaaaatgtttatttttttttacaattacaaaatgatacatataaactatttcatgatgaattcttatatatttaataatagaattcttcatttatcataaattcataaatcataagttacattccaattagataattaaagcgaaaagatcaaaattggttggtctgactataaagatagccgacgcgctaactctacgcacacagctacgcaacggctctgtgtgagtgaattttgcgaagaattacctatagttgacttcacgcgcggcacgtaaacgctcttaatacTAAGTACAGTGAAATCATTTTGCCGTGcaagtttgaaaaaaaaatagttaagtaAATATAGGAAAAAGCAATTGACATACAatagtaacaaaaattaaaaaggtttataactgaatgtttacaaaactaaataaGACTTTAATTACTATGATGattaatgattttgaaaataattatggagAAAATATAATGTGTCGTGTCGCATCGAGCTTGAGACCGCCGTTTTCGCGAGTCATTCTCGTTACATCACACTATGGCTGGTATTAACATCGCTGGGTAACGcaaaaatcataatatgaaatacTAGTACGATAGCACCCTTATCGTTTCGGTTTATTTTGTAGATAAGTGATTACAACGCCATAATCAGTTACGacacattaaaaaacataatatttcgatATTTTTCTCCTCAGTCGGTCGATATGTCAGGCCTGGTGTTGTACAAGGTGGACGCGAGCCCGCCAGCATGTGCGGTGCGGGCGCTCGGCGATATGCTCGGATTGGCTTTCGATTACGAAAATCCCGACCTATTGAACTTGGAACACAAATCTGCTGAATTTATGAAggtaatttgtttacttatttagtttttaacGCCATTCAACCTTTTTTGTctgttctgttttttttttatattttctgtgGACATTGTTAATTAATTCGCAGACTATAATATCGTTAATTACTTAATCTGTGTATATTATACTAACTTTTggttcgcggcttcgcttgcgtgtaggagttttcctggataaaggtaccgctatacattttcccgggatagaaagtagcctataacctccCCTaggtcaactatctccatacgaaacttcattagaatccgttcagtagatttgtagaaaacatacagacagacagaaaagggactttgttttatagggAATATGTATAGgttacaaaaaaagacaaagtttatctacattaaatacttaagtcgataaatgtataaataaataatacctattcatcacgtaggcgaacatagttgcacttatgataagtcaaggtacataaagtatttattttggtaagaatttgataaatattctaaaatgagcattgtaaaaaaagtatctgatttaattatatttatggctcattATTTTGGTTATAGTGGCTTCTGTaacggacttttatttagaactatttaagataaACAATCCCACGGTACATCATTTTTGTGTACTTAACTCCAACGGTTTCGACAGCGTACACCAatacagcatttttttttccgatttacttgatatgtatcgttatgttatgaccaaattacacaaaatcattataaattgtacccTGTGTATTATCCTGGTGTATACCCATAATTAcggtaaagtttcatccaaattcgttcagtagttttttcgtgaaagaggaacaaacatacatacatacatcatccatccccacaaactttcgcatttataatataagaaggATATGATAGTAAGTTTTTCAGTAGGTGATTTTATATTCCCACGTCAGTGGACCGAATCGggaagataatataataattatatctaaacGAATCTTGTGTAATTGGTACaagaataataagtatattaaataattatttcataagaCGGCCTCAGACCCTTTTAGGCTCTATAGCTAGCAAGCATTTTGCTAGATAATTAGACATTAATAAGAACCACAGTAGGTTCGTTTGTAGTAAAGGAGTAAAATTAATTCGTAGTTCTTCAAAGTACTTTGAACCATATaagaataaagaaaatgtagtcacaataaatcattttggaagaataataatattaaattgttgagaataatattatatatttcagatGAATCCTATGGGCACGATACCTGTGTTGAAAGATGACGACTTTGTTGTATCAGAgaggtaaattatatttttttaccctaTCATGGTGTCTATATGAAAACCTAGATAGGTATAGTATGTAACTAGAAAAAACAAGTAGCTAAATAAACAAGGGCCCAGATACAACAAAAATGACGATGTTACACGTTACACAATCAATGGCTAACTTAACGGAGCTGAAAAAAAAGGGACCCCGATTAAACTTTTTGGGTGTTAGTTTTCACATGACGGTGACCTAAAAAAGGCACTAGTCAGGGTCCAAGGGCCCCGATGCACTAGCCCGCCTAGACCAACGGTAAATTCGCCCATGATAAAgcacattatttattgtatcaTTCTACATACATAGAGTTGTGACCATATTTCCCTGATCATATAATACTCAGTCATgcatttagtataatatttgacAGTAACGCCATAATGAAGTACCTGCTCGAAAAATACGGCGGGGAGCATCGCGAGCGGCTTTATCCGAGCGACCTGCGCACGCGCGCGATCGTCGACCAGTGCATGTTCTTCAACGCGGGCGTCTTCTTCATCAGGCTGAAAGTTGTTGTTGTAcgtttatttcttataatttttttagaagtaaagtTATTTTGCAATTAACAGTTGTAGTATATTGCTCTTGCGCGCAGTGCTTACAGTAGCTACCCTGGCGAAacacattaattttatcaaCTTTTATTACCTACATGGTGCTTAATATAACTCCTGCGGATGATGATGAGGAAGTGACGACATCCCCTCCCACCTTTATTTTCGGTCACTATAGAACCTGTAGCGCCCCCTTAGAATTTGACGCCCTAtgcaaccaatcacaataaataaaatagataaatcacttaaaaaatataaaggaaacatttaatattactttcagCTTCCAACAATACTCGAAGGTCTCAAAGAACCCTCGCCGAGGCAGCTGCAAGACGTAGACACCGCGTTCGGCGTAGTGGAGGCGTACCTTGAGAACAACAAGTACATCGCCTGCGATCACCTGACGTTGGCAGACCTCGCGGTGGGAAGCACCGCCGCGACTATACAGTGTTTCCGAAAACTAGATGCAGAGAGGTATGAGTATTGTCATAGATTTCGAATATCATTTTTTAGCCCTGTAATATGGCAGATTGTATGGTGCACAGCCCGAAAAGCTTTATTTTGTGtgattttcaaaatccacgcaatgtttaataagttataaagctttaaaattagTTGTTAAATAACTAGTAGTAAACTGTGACGTCAACTAATGTCATTGGCCATAACGCTGCCATGCGTGACAAAGAAATAGCGCGATAATTCCCACGATGTTCCTAATTgctcacaatatttcaaatatgaatatttaactacaaataaataaatttaccttttaaacaattttgatgTTGAATTCATAAAAGAATtgcttttttgtattatactcTGTTACAACTTACCacgtttagaattttattatggtGAGTGAattcagaatattttaataataatatcagccctgtattatatacttgcccactgctgagcacgggcctcctctactactgagagggattaggccttagtccaccacgctggcctagtgcgggttggtagacttcacacaccttcgaaattcctatagagaacttctcagatgtgcaggtttcctcacgatgttttccttcaccgttaaagcgaacgataaattcacaaagaatacacacatgattttttagaaaagtcagagatgtgtgcccttgggatttgaacctgcggacattcgtctcggcagtccgttccacacccaactaggctatcgccgcttcccaGAATATTTTACTAGACTTTTAAACATTTGAAAGATGAACCTCAATTGTATACTTGGGGGGACAAATGATGACCAATTGACACTAAAAACTCTACAAgacaaatgttattattatgatattacatttgtttaattttttagatTCCCGCGCACTGCAAAATGGCTTGACTTGTTATATGAAGAGCCTGCGTTCAAGAAGTACATTGAACCTGCCACCAAACAACTCATCGAAATAATGCAGACCATGCAAGAAAAAAATAgggctttataaataaatgattctttATATTAAACGTGAAACAGTCAATATACATTCTGTTTTTCTTATGAACCTTCTTCTTTTCAAGGAATACTGTATACAGGACCATTTTGACATTTTGAAACAAACCTACAACCCCGGATCATGATATATTTCGTGGCGGGTCGAAATCTGGACAATGCCGCCCCGCCTtcctttattaattatacatttaaattaaattttgaaaataatttatgtgtttaatgcACTGgacgtctcagtagtcaaagttgcgttaatcaTGAGTTGACCGCTCGTCTGCCAAGTTAGAATTTGCCGCTCtttgaattcgccgcccggggcatgggtcCTGGCTTGCCCCCCTCTAGATCCGGTACTGCTAACCTAAACCACatagttataattttgataataacactttgcaataagttacttgacatgtagatgtaaaataaaaagggtaagtttcgaacaaaataaatatcaacagaagttattttattttccataccCTAATGCCACAACTGTACTACACTAATAGAAATTGTCGCAGCGGCAGTATCATGCAGTTATAGTTATGCATCAATGCAGTTagaaatacattcacgcacATGCCCTATAGGTAcgtactaaattataaaaaaataaaaagtaaagccGGTACTTTTGGTGAAaatgttagcagagataaacatgagtatgtggtttatttttgaatgcgatgtcaaaataaaaatatatggtaggtacttacaataaaataaattaaaattttcaatcacCCCTATCACAAAAAACTAACtcatattataagtacttacttaataatattttgacacaaACGTCGTCATGTTAGGGGAATGTTAACGAATTATCCCCCTCCCCCCCTGGTTCATGACTCGGTTCCAGGAAACCTCTGTAGACCTGACTCTAATCCCGACCGCGGAAGTCATCATCTCCATAATTTTTCACTCATTGTCcctttcttattataattacgcatcatattttaatttaaaaaaagtctgtATTAGAAAGTAGCCACAAAATATATCACGGTACACATTGTTATACATGAATCTGCCCTAACCTGTCTtcttttgaatgacgagacgaacttgccgttcgcttgatctTAAGCGACAcgagcccataaacagtagaaacattatccaacacgttgaattacaaagtattggttgGTATTCCACGACGCTGGCTAtcctgagaaatgagatgttaagtcttattatatccagtagttacactggctacaatgttcttcaaaccggaacacaacagaggctacacactactgcttggcgacagaaataaacattgcgatagtacctacctaggcgAACTGTCATATTTGAAAGACCTACCCCCAGTTTGCCTGTGTGCAAATATAAGtaacctaaatataaattttaccaaAACAACTTATTTAACAcattgtcaatttatttttacactcgCTATATTAACAACcctctatgaaaaaaaaaatacattgtactCTCTAGGAAGAATTCGGGAACGgtgaatgaaattataaaagtaaatcaaCGTTTTCTCTAGTCCCATCGCGGCAATGGAGGACTCTAAAAAACGACGCGCGGGAATGGGGCAAATGAGAATTACAACGTACACAGATAGGAATACCCACATAATACAAAAGATAATATGTCCTGCGGATGAATTTACCCAGAGATATATAAGAGCTAAATAAGTATCATAATATGATAATCTGTATACTAACATTGAAATTTGGCACGAATAGGGATAAATTTGCAATGACGGGAATACGTTACTGATTAACcacgataaaataatatgttcacttaccaaataaaataaatataccaaataACGTTAAAACTATAAGCTTTGCTGAATACTACTAACGCCATCTACCTGACatgatttatttacaattaaagcTATTACTTTAACTAGATGTCGCTGGTATACACTTTTCGAAGAAAGAAGAtaggtttttataaattaatgttataaattattttattacaataaatctaagtaattttaacttaagttttatacatttctttggtgtttatattaataaataatagctaACAACGACATCTACATTTTATACGTTACAACTTTtaagttagttttaaattatataaaagcgCCATCTGTCAACAGTTGTTAATACTTTAAGTTAGACGTGGATTCGTGGAATGACCTTGCTGTGCAACTTTCGAACTTAGATCGTTGGAACAACGACATTCGCCGGAATCGGAATTTGAATGGCACGGTATCGCATGGTTGGCTGGTGAGCCGCCACAAACGGCAGAAACGTGTACGGCGAAGTGCGGTCGACTCGTCGATGCGCTGCTGTTCCGCCGCGCTTGTCAATTTTCAGTTTTTTCGAAACGCgtgtgtaaataaacaaattattacttTTCATTGCGATTTATGATGAAGTGatacaaatgtttgttttataatcgtGTCTTTACAAAGTGGAGCGTTTTGTATGTATCCGTAACCGCTTCTCGCAATGACAAGGGAGAGCACTCAGTTACCTTTTGAGAAACCGGAGGCATTAAAATGTTTCATGTGGCCTAATTGATGCCtcgttttttgtataaataagtgTATACGTTGATTTTAAGTACTACTGTGAATTGTTTAGTGACGCTTTTGAAGTTTAACCGTCGTTTCGACTCGGTCGTCAGTCGTCTACACGTTGAAAATGAGTGTGTTGAGTGGTTTGAGCAAAGCTGACTTCAAGACGGCAAGCGATGGGCTGCTGGAGTTGCCCGAGGAACGGCTCCGGAGTATCATGCGCACGGAGCCCATCACCTCCGTCTACCACGTAGAACAGACACCCTTTGCAAGGTTAGTCGCGACTCGCGCCCGCGCACTTACTATCACATGTTCTCAGTCGAAGGTGGAATGACCTTTTTTTACAATGATCGTACAGCCACTTGTTGTGACCGTAGATTCTTTTTGGTATGACAACTTGATGCAGTTTTCAGAGAGTTAACAAACTTTTGTAATAGTTAAGACGCGTATTGCGTAGTCATTAATCTTAGATAACTTAGTATTTTTACGGTCGTCGTCGATGTAAAAATCGCCAATCACGATTAGAATAGTGTGTCACTGTAATGAATACTAGTTAACAAGTGGTTGATTTTATTGGTGCTCAAGATAGCGTACTTATAGctattactattactattagCCATAATTTCAGTACACTTACAAAATGGCGTGGTAATTatgtttatcattttattaaagataaaaagtGACTGATGATAGTGGAAATGTTTGATAGGTGTAGATaagtcttatttttatattaacatgaTACTTAAACTGTGCTGTGATACCATTGTTCTATAAACATGATATGGTGTTATCTTTTACTGGAAACAATGcgaaagtaataattatagctATGTAATAGGCAAACCATTCAACTAACTACTTAAAGATAAAGTTAGTGTGTTTTTCATATTACctaagtaataacaataacttaatatttatgtttccagaaatttattaatcaatatgaGAATTCCAAATAAAATGGCTAAGGCCAATAAACTctgtagaaataattattttcatacttacAATGCGTGTAACCTAGAGAAAACTTATACGTAGGTTTAACTAAGATAAACAACTGAATAAATAAGTGTTACTCTATGCAatgttgcatttttaaatacaaaaatatttacatttcatattgtttGTTAATACATTGGATAACACATTGTGAAAGATActcatacttaaataattatattcatgaTATTGAGTCATCTGACATTtccaatattaatttgtaatcaggaattaatttacattatttagaaCATTGACAGGTGCCATTCTTTACACTCAGAATacaagtaatattttcttttttatctgtgtgcaattaaatattaataacatagacaaaataaagaaatcagTTCTAAATGACTAAGCACATTACATGATTCAATACATAAAATTTGTCACATATGGTATTTATTATGACAATACAAAATTGAAAATCGAAAACATAATCAAAAAACGTAAaaactttatgaaaaaaaatgcaaCCTATTTATACCACAATATCATCTGAAATAATagaattaattctaaataaaattctataaaacttTCAATAATCTCTGTAAAATAATCATTAGACAGGTCCATGGTATGGAATTTGTAAAGTGTAactttttctttacatttaattttttctcttcCCTGAACATGGTATAGAATGTAATGATGTAAATTGTTCATTTATTAGTTGAGCTTAATAGTTCCTGGAAATTAATTCCATTTATAAGTTTAGACACATtgaaagatatataaaatttttaattgctttaaatgtTGTTATAACATAGTTGTTCACTAGGATTTATATATCAAGTTCAAATTATGAAATTAGTtctgaaatttaatttagtgaTTGTTTctcatttaataaatttgtcagatacattttttgtatataataccATACACCATTAGACTTCAGAATTACCAGGTTTTTGTTTGGGTTGTAAGTGcaaccatttataaaaatactgacaTTAATTATTTCCTTTTACGAAACATAAGAAACATACTtttggatttataaaaatatagatgacAGTTGTAGGCTTTAAGAAGGTCACTGACTACAGTTGTTGCTATCGGTCGTTACGAGCTAATCGCACTTTTTGTTTGGCTGTTGCCATTTTTCTCTGGC
This genomic window from Manduca sexta isolate Smith_Timp_Sample1 chromosome 17, JHU_Msex_v1.0, whole genome shotgun sequence contains:
- the LOC119189570 gene encoding glutathione S-transferase 1-like; this translates as MSGLVLYKVDASPPACAVRALGDMLGLAFDYENPDLLNLEHKSAEFMKMNPMGTIPVLKDDDFVVSESNAIMKYLLEKYGGEHRERLYPSDLRTRAIVDQCMFFNAGVFFIRLKVVVLPTILEGLKEPSPRQLQDVDTAFGVVEAYLENNKYIACDHLTLADLAVGSTAATIQCFRKLDAERFPRTAKWLDLLYEEPAFKKYIEPATKQLIEIMQTMQEKNRAL